In Oscillatoria acuminata PCC 6304, a single window of DNA contains:
- a CDS encoding aminopeptidase P family protein, producing MQMSTPATSLATALHQRRSKLANEVATPVILWSGSPCSRNFSANVYPFRPSSHFLYFAGVSLENAAIRLEGGRLELFMDDPHPGSTLWHGEMPTRSQVAEAIAADEAFPLSALKSRCQNAATVAASDLTTRMQQVDVLDRPVGLFPDQGNPTVARDRELALAIAQLRLIQDEWAIRELLQAAACTVQAHLVGMMSTRRAQTEAMVRGAMEGAIIAQNFTCAYNSIVSVEGQVLHNQHYHNPLQPGDLLLVDVGAETGTGWAADVTRTWPVSGQFSPTQRDIYDVVLAAHDCCIEQVGPGVEYADIHRVAAVAIAEGLVNLGILRGNPEDLVEMDAHALFFPHGVGHLLGLDVHDMEDLGDIAGYQEGRDRSDRFGLCYLRLNRTLQAGMFVTIEPGFYQVPAILNDPQRREQYDGVVNWDKLAQFHDVRGIRIEDDVMVTQEGREVFTAALPVQAQKIEQIVRG from the coding sequence ATGCAAATGTCCACTCCTGCAACTTCCCTGGCAACGGCCCTACATCAACGCCGCAGCAAGCTGGCAAATGAAGTTGCAACTCCCGTGATTTTGTGGTCGGGAAGTCCCTGTTCCCGCAATTTTTCGGCGAATGTCTATCCTTTTCGCCCCAGTAGTCATTTCTTATATTTTGCCGGAGTCTCCCTAGAAAATGCGGCAATTCGTCTGGAAGGGGGCAGATTGGAACTATTTATGGATGATCCCCACCCCGGTAGTACCCTTTGGCATGGAGAAATGCCGACGAGATCGCAGGTTGCTGAGGCGATCGCAGCAGATGAGGCATTTCCCCTCTCAGCGTTAAAATCTCGCTGCCAAAATGCCGCCACTGTGGCGGCATCGGATTTGACGACGCGGATGCAACAGGTGGATGTGCTCGATCGCCCGGTGGGATTGTTTCCCGATCAAGGCAACCCCACGGTTGCTCGCGATCGGGAATTAGCCCTGGCGATCGCGCAATTACGGCTGATCCAAGATGAATGGGCCATTCGTGAACTGTTACAAGCTGCTGCCTGTACTGTCCAGGCGCATCTGGTGGGGATGATGTCCACGCGACGCGCTCAAACCGAAGCAATGGTCCGGGGTGCAATGGAAGGGGCGATCATCGCCCAGAATTTCACCTGTGCTTATAACAGTATTGTCTCGGTTGAGGGGCAGGTGTTGCACAATCAGCATTACCATAACCCCTTACAACCGGGAGATTTGCTGTTAGTGGATGTGGGTGCAGAAACTGGTACAGGTTGGGCCGCAGATGTGACCCGCACCTGGCCAGTTTCGGGGCAGTTTTCCCCCACCCAACGGGATATCTATGATGTGGTTTTGGCGGCCCATGACTGCTGCATTGAACAGGTGGGTCCTGGGGTTGAATATGCAGATATTCATCGGGTAGCAGCGGTGGCGATCGCTGAAGGATTGGTGAATTTAGGCATTCTGCGTGGCAATCCCGAGGATTTAGTGGAAATGGACGCCCATGCCTTATTTTTTCCGCATGGGGTGGGACATCTCCTGGGATTGGATGTTCATGATATGGAAGATTTGGGAGATATTGCGGGCTATCAGGAAGGTCGCGATCGCAGCGATCGCTTTGGTTTATGTTATCTACGTCTGAACCGGACTTTACAAGCGGGAATGTTCGTCACCATTGAGCCTGGATTTTATCAAGTCCCCGCTATTTTAAACGACCCCCAACGCCGTGAGCAATATGATGGCGTCGTCAACTGGGATAAATTAGCCCAATTTCACGATGTCCGAGGCATCCGCATCGAGGATGATGTCATGGTCACCCAAGAGGGTCGGGAAGTCTTTACGGCTGCCTTGCCGGTGCAAGCGCAGAAAATCGAGCAGATTGTTCGGGGTTGA
- a CDS encoding serine hydrolase — protein MHRGKKRIAIALTSSLSLLAAGMWWMPQPQAQAPPLTCSPTAMETDSGTGIVGDRPTTPDNPSGSDLHCADSMPVSTDQWSPPSEFAPLLQRYDTLLARMEAVERNLAKQLNGKPYWEEALQYGVQASELGQAGNSSVETLQTLKSLWEQALDNLHQIPADSDYGDRAVAKIAEYQANLEAVSYRLEVAQSEFLIPIAQRSGLSNQVKITICHLTTNICRRLRGNEPARDAASLMKVPIAVALMNKVTSEKLRFDTPIYVDRANYTEDASELRVGEEYPIHTILNATIGHSSNIGPNQIIDYLGWDYINQVLEERGFTQTRVYSKFVGDRIYPQNVAIGSNTTTSDDLTQMMIQIYNREHLGDEILIRSLERQYDHELGFAGLEGGLGHWLGEKTGQTSRVLGTTLAMNLFGETYIITVIDDGAYSEPTIRQFISEISEYLFRSGQL, from the coding sequence ATGCACAGAGGTAAAAAACGGATTGCGATCGCGCTGACAAGTTCTCTGAGTCTACTAGCGGCAGGGATGTGGTGGATGCCCCAACCCCAAGCGCAAGCCCCCCCGCTGACTTGTTCTCCCACTGCAATGGAGACGGACTCCGGGACTGGCATTGTTGGCGATCGCCCCACTACACCGGACAATCCCTCGGGTTCTGATCTGCACTGTGCTGACTCGATGCCTGTCTCTACCGATCAATGGTCCCCCCCTTCCGAGTTTGCGCCGTTGTTGCAACGATACGATACCCTGTTGGCGCGGATGGAAGCGGTAGAACGAAATCTGGCTAAACAACTCAATGGCAAACCCTACTGGGAAGAGGCACTCCAGTATGGTGTTCAAGCATCAGAGTTGGGTCAGGCCGGGAACTCCTCCGTTGAGACGTTACAAACCCTCAAATCCCTTTGGGAACAAGCCCTGGATAACCTCCATCAAATACCCGCTGATTCTGACTATGGCGATCGCGCGGTGGCCAAAATCGCCGAATATCAAGCTAATTTAGAAGCCGTTTCCTACCGTCTGGAAGTGGCCCAATCCGAATTTTTAATTCCTATTGCTCAACGTAGTGGCCTCTCGAACCAAGTCAAAATCACCATCTGTCACCTCACGACTAATATCTGTCGGCGGTTGCGCGGAAATGAACCGGCGCGAGATGCCGCCAGTTTGATGAAAGTCCCGATCGCTGTGGCCTTAATGAACAAAGTCACCTCGGAAAAACTCCGATTCGATACCCCGATTTATGTCGATCGAGCTAATTATACCGAGGATGCCTCGGAACTGCGGGTGGGTGAAGAATATCCCATCCATACGATTTTAAATGCCACCATCGGGCATAGTAGTAATATTGGCCCCAATCAAATTATTGATTATTTGGGGTGGGATTACATTAATCAAGTCTTAGAAGAACGGGGTTTCACCCAGACGCGGGTTTATTCTAAATTTGTGGGCGATCGCATTTATCCGCAGAATGTGGCGATCGGCAGCAACACCACCACCAGCGATGATCTGACTCAGATGATGATTCAAATCTATAACCGAGAACATCTCGGAGATGAAATTCTGATTCGTTCCCTGGAACGGCAATATGACCATGAACTCGGGTTTGCTGGGTTAGAAGGAGGGTTGGGTCACTGGTTAGGTGAAAAAACCGGGCAAACCTCTCGCGTCCTCGGCACTACCTTAGCCATGAACCTCTTCGGCGAGACTTACATTATTACCGTGATTGACGATGGTGCCTATAGCGAACCGACCATTCGTCAGTTTATTTCTGAAATCTCAGAATATCTTTTCCGCAGTGGTCAACTCTAA
- a CDS encoding Mini-ribonuclease 3 — protein MTATPEATSPETNLVADFPSGTLAFDSQECLSLMLPVKKLSAPEIQQLSPIALAYLGDAVYELFIRAWYLRPPKRQKIYHNCVVSQVRAETQARMLRSLEPFLTPTELEILKRGRNAATGGPKRVDAAIYQQATSLESLMGYLYLTDPNRLIYLFTQLNLEPVESGGSTEL, from the coding sequence ATGACAGCAACCCCAGAAGCAACCAGCCCAGAAACTAATCTAGTCGCTGATTTCCCCTCCGGTACTCTGGCTTTTGACAGCCAGGAGTGCTTGTCCCTGATGCTCCCCGTCAAAAAATTATCGGCTCCGGAAATTCAACAGCTATCACCCATCGCCCTAGCTTATCTGGGAGATGCGGTGTACGAACTTTTTATCCGCGCCTGGTATTTACGACCACCCAAACGCCAGAAGATCTATCATAATTGTGTGGTGTCGCAAGTGCGAGCCGAGACTCAAGCGCGAATGCTGCGATCGCTCGAACCGTTCCTAACCCCGACCGAACTTGAGATTCTCAAACGCGGGCGCAATGCTGCCACGGGAGGGCCGAAACGAGTTGATGCCGCGATTTATCAACAGGCAACGAGCTTGGAAAGCCTGATGGGATATTTATACCTCACTGATCCCAACCGCTTGATCTACCTATTCACCCAATTAAATCTCGAACCTGTCGAAAGTGGTGGCTCTACTGAACTATAA
- the tnpC gene encoding IS66 family transposase, which translates to MDESITIGGIKIPRADWERTPESVKNVVRNIEQRIAAIEERLGLNASNSSIPPSKQPPIAKEKKQEKRPRRKRGGQKGHKGFTRHLYEPSECSEIIDHQPETCKHCQAPLTGEDAQPYRHQIVDIPPVAPVVTEHRLHALSCQCCGQTTRAELPNDINPSGYGERLQSLVALLSGAYRLSHNQVQTLMRDLWQVHLSTGTVNRIRQRVSQKLSQVVDEARAYIISSGTAYVDETSWSQNNGDGNNPENASAWLWTAVSNNVAVYQVTLNRARSSAEALLGKNYTGLVVSDRYSVYNGWTVEQRQVCWAHLKRDFKRMAERSGVSKDIGEALLKQTKRLFHWWHRVRDGTLSTELFQAAMARLRQSVHHLLSEAASLCHSSREQTPLAKTARTCEQILKLEPALWTFVEVNAVEPTNNTAERAFPRAVIWRDLSYGSWSRSGSEFVERLLTVVTSLRFQERPVLEFLMQVLHSESVSLLPLPPE; encoded by the coding sequence ATGGACGAGAGCATAACCATAGGCGGCATCAAAATTCCTCGCGCGGACTGGGAAAGAACCCCAGAAAGCGTGAAAAATGTGGTGAGGAATATTGAGCAACGAATTGCCGCCATTGAAGAACGTCTGGGACTAAACGCCTCAAACAGTTCCATCCCGCCCTCCAAACAGCCTCCGATAGCCAAAGAAAAGAAGCAAGAGAAACGCCCTCGACGTAAGCGCGGAGGCCAAAAAGGACACAAAGGATTTACAAGACACTTATATGAGCCGAGTGAGTGCAGCGAGATTATCGACCATCAACCCGAGACCTGCAAGCATTGCCAAGCCCCTCTGACAGGAGAAGACGCACAGCCTTACCGCCATCAGATTGTGGACATTCCTCCGGTGGCTCCAGTGGTAACGGAACACCGACTTCACGCCTTAAGCTGCCAGTGTTGCGGTCAAACCACTCGGGCCGAGTTACCTAATGATATAAACCCCAGTGGTTATGGAGAGCGTCTGCAAAGTTTGGTCGCTCTGCTGAGTGGAGCTTATCGTCTGAGCCACAATCAAGTACAAACCCTAATGAGGGACTTGTGGCAAGTGCACCTGAGTACAGGAACAGTCAACCGCATCCGTCAACGAGTCAGTCAGAAACTCAGCCAAGTGGTGGATGAAGCCAGAGCTTACATCATCTCAAGTGGAACGGCTTACGTTGATGAAACCAGTTGGAGTCAAAACAATGGTGACGGCAATAATCCCGAGAACGCCTCGGCCTGGTTGTGGACTGCTGTCAGCAATAACGTGGCGGTCTATCAAGTGACCCTCAACCGTGCTCGTAGTAGTGCCGAAGCTTTATTAGGAAAGAACTACACAGGCCTAGTCGTTAGCGACCGTTATAGTGTCTACAATGGATGGACCGTTGAGCAACGACAAGTATGTTGGGCGCATTTAAAGCGCGATTTCAAACGGATGGCTGAACGCAGTGGGGTCTCCAAAGACATTGGTGAAGCTCTACTGAAACAGACTAAACGCCTGTTCCACTGGTGGCATCGAGTGCGGGATGGAACTTTATCCACAGAGTTGTTCCAAGCGGCTATGGCACGGCTACGTCAAAGCGTTCATCATCTGTTGAGTGAAGCGGCGAGCCTATGTCATTCCAGCCGAGAGCAAACGCCTTTGGCCAAAACCGCACGCACCTGCGAGCAAATTTTAAAGCTCGAACCGGCCTTGTGGACGTTTGTCGAGGTGAACGCCGTCGAGCCGACGAATAATACAGCCGAGCGCGCTTTCCCCCGGGCAGTCATTTGGCGTGACTTGAGTTATGGCTCCTGGTCTCGCTCGGGTAGCGAGTTTGTGGAACGTTTGCTGACGGTGGTCACATCTTTACGGTTTCAGGAACGCCCGGTGTTGGAGTTCTTGATGCAGGTTTTGCATTCTGAGTCGGTCTCTCTCCTCCCTCTACCCCCTGAATAG
- a CDS encoding alpha/beta fold hydrolase, producing MVSTPTLTYSLHHLSAIVRGSGFPILCLHGHPGHGAAMSVFTDHLSHRFQTIAPDLRGYGKSRTRGRFQMTDHLQDIEALLDRHGVDRFLLLGWSLGGILAMELALRHPDRVTGLMLVATAARPRSSHPPISWQDLAFTGVSSIINRVVPSWQWNIETLGRRSLYRYLIQQHTPVAYQYLASRGMSAYLQTSLPARNALNAALRGGYNRLSDLEQITCPSLVMAGEADRHITADSSRETADHLKHSEFICYPNTAHLFPWEIPGQVIGDIDHWIDLHPQVVASSESSSQ from the coding sequence ATGGTGTCCACTCCAACCCTCACTTATTCTCTGCATCACTTAAGTGCAATTGTTCGGGGATCGGGCTTTCCGATTCTCTGTTTGCATGGCCATCCGGGTCACGGGGCTGCCATGTCTGTGTTTACGGACCATTTGAGCCACCGATTCCAAACCATTGCCCCGGATTTGCGAGGGTACGGGAAAAGCCGGACCCGAGGGCGCTTTCAAATGACAGACCATCTTCAGGATATCGAAGCATTGCTCGATCGCCACGGGGTCGATCGCTTTTTACTCTTAGGTTGGTCCCTGGGAGGGATTTTAGCAATGGAACTGGCGTTGCGACACCCCGATCGCGTTACGGGGTTGATGTTAGTCGCCACTGCCGCCCGTCCCCGCAGTTCCCATCCGCCGATTAGTTGGCAAGATTTAGCATTTACCGGGGTCTCGTCGATTATTAATCGAGTCGTCCCGAGTTGGCAATGGAATATCGAAACTTTGGGCCGGCGATCGCTCTATCGTTACCTAATCCAGCAACATACTCCCGTGGCTTACCAATACCTAGCCTCTCGCGGGATGTCTGCCTATCTTCAAACGAGCCTTCCTGCCCGGAATGCACTCAATGCTGCCCTCCGAGGGGGTTACAACCGACTCTCTGACCTGGAACAAATCACTTGTCCCTCCTTAGTGATGGCGGGGGAAGCGGACCGCCACATTACCGCCGATTCAAGCCGGGAAACCGCCGATCACCTCAAACATTCTGAGTTCATCTGCTATCCCAATACCGCTCACCTGTTTCCTTGGGAAATCCCAGGGCAAGTCATCGGGGACATTGATCACTGGATTGATCTCCATCCCCAAGTCGTTGCATCATCCGAGAGTTCTTCCCAATAA
- a CDS encoding DUF1816 domain-containing protein: protein MKELKEILISLLNLLGWAWWIEIATDNPRCTYYFGPFLSKTEAETAKNGYIEDLEQESAQGISFAVKRCKPSDLTVYDEPGEMGSRGNSPAYSG, encoded by the coding sequence ATGAAGGAATTGAAAGAAATCTTGATTAGCTTGCTGAACCTTTTAGGCTGGGCCTGGTGGATAGAGATTGCCACAGACAATCCTCGGTGTACTTACTACTTTGGACCATTCCTGAGTAAAACGGAAGCCGAAACGGCTAAAAACGGCTATATAGAAGACCTCGAACAAGAAAGCGCTCAGGGCATCTCCTTTGCGGTCAAACGCTGCAAACCCAGCGATCTCACGGTTTATGATGAGCCGGGGGAGATGGGTAGTCGGGGAAACTCCCCGGCCTATAGCGGTTAG
- a CDS encoding STAS domain-containing protein, translated as MPEPLTLTVSLRGTREVGNDYQLFRLTGLLDAFSEATFRKAISKCIDEGPTNIILDLSKIDFVDSSGLGALVQLVKKAQTAEGTLQIVSNPRVTQTVKLVRLEQFLSLQPSVDAALENIKST; from the coding sequence ATTCCTGAGCCATTAACCCTGACCGTTAGCCTAAGAGGCACGCGCGAAGTCGGGAACGATTACCAACTCTTCCGTCTCACTGGCTTACTGGATGCCTTTTCGGAAGCGACCTTTCGGAAGGCGATCAGTAAGTGTATTGATGAGGGTCCCACCAACATTATTTTGGATTTATCCAAAATAGATTTTGTTGACAGTTCTGGTTTAGGTGCGCTGGTGCAACTGGTAAAAAAAGCTCAAACTGCTGAAGGTACCTTGCAAATTGTCAGCAATCCCCGGGTGACCCAAACGGTCAAACTGGTTCGATTAGAGCAGTTTCTCTCTTTGCAGCCATCGGTGGACGCTGCCCTAGAGAACATCAAATCCACTTGA
- a CDS encoding di-heme oxidoredictase family protein: MKWLILIFILPVVAVIGFLVSGVEVVLPATPPSEAMTYTPMTQPAPPGIGSYDVIGHPVSKAEASRLLQTAAGRDYLSRENGAIEITEELIDLGRDNFYTETFGNEVIFTDVVGILDGPINVASMTKAILALKGEPTTNLQIPLKEDITIGGKTFKAGTMLNTGLDVPKGSVLPLGLSNHLSGAKVRVGVTCALCHAAIDEKTGTILEGATNNDLDAGLLLAMASNTAALYRQTGVNPLELPLGSHTYLNSQGELAKLPDSETFEEAVDQVFLSWTPGNFDSSGDQIDNPSQIPPSYTHDAWPYSWTGGSSIGWFHGLSALNSRVFAFNADPVTTAENSEKLYGIDKETYLAAIFQNSSASKFRLPEGAKPSEFFARVNPTPDSPGFDQTIKMPEYPNASLFAANGLMLATPGLPVGTTANGMSAWQNTLAPPPNESLTDSEAVQRGAVIFNQAGCVDCHSGRYFTNHEVIPQREVGTQPERAKAGLGLKKLFQDPTTYPPSVQVPLPENPPVIPVPMDITPQRSIDVTFGITEPKGGYKVQHLIGLYLTAPYLHDGGVAAAADGLREDADGQFAIANPDRIGLPGTLLQGINPDPEASLRMLVDRRLREAMIAANRADSSLQRVNIDGSGHNYWVDEEAGFTPGDQTDLIQFLLSIDDDPEVLPEPKLAQGL, encoded by the coding sequence ATGAAATGGTTGATCCTAATTTTCATACTGCCGGTTGTGGCGGTGATTGGGTTTTTAGTTTCCGGGGTCGAAGTCGTCTTACCGGCGACCCCACCCAGTGAAGCGATGACCTACACCCCCATGACCCAACCGGCACCTCCAGGCATCGGTTCCTACGATGTCATCGGACATCCCGTGAGCAAAGCAGAAGCCAGTCGCCTCTTGCAAACCGCAGCGGGACGAGACTATCTCTCCCGAGAAAATGGGGCGATCGAAATTACCGAAGAACTCATCGACTTAGGGCGTGACAACTTCTACACCGAAACCTTTGGTAACGAAGTCATCTTTACCGATGTCGTGGGAATTTTAGATGGTCCAATTAACGTCGCCAGCATGACCAAAGCGATTTTGGCCCTGAAAGGAGAACCCACCACCAACCTCCAGATTCCCCTCAAAGAGGATATCACCATCGGGGGCAAAACCTTTAAAGCCGGGACAATGCTGAATACCGGACTGGATGTCCCAAAAGGGTCCGTCCTCCCCCTGGGACTGAGTAATCATCTGAGTGGGGCTAAAGTCCGCGTGGGAGTGACTTGCGCCTTATGCCATGCGGCGATCGATGAAAAAACCGGGACCATCTTGGAGGGGGCAACCAATAATGATCTGGATGCTGGTTTATTGCTGGCAATGGCGAGTAACACTGCTGCACTGTATCGGCAGACGGGGGTCAATCCCCTGGAACTGCCTTTGGGCAGTCATACCTATCTCAATAGCCAAGGGGAACTCGCGAAACTGCCGGACTCCGAAACCTTTGAAGAAGCCGTGGATCAGGTGTTCCTGAGTTGGACACCGGGCAATTTTGACTCTAGTGGGGATCAGATTGACAATCCCTCGCAGATTCCCCCCTCCTATACCCATGATGCTTGGCCCTACAGTTGGACTGGCGGGTCCTCCATTGGCTGGTTCCACGGGTTGAGTGCACTAAATAGTCGGGTGTTTGCCTTTAATGCCGACCCCGTGACGACCGCAGAAAACAGCGAAAAACTCTATGGGATTGATAAAGAGACCTATTTGGCGGCGATTTTCCAAAATTCTTCTGCTTCCAAATTCCGGTTACCCGAGGGAGCAAAACCCTCGGAATTCTTCGCCCGGGTCAATCCCACTCCTGATTCCCCAGGGTTTGACCAAACGATTAAAATGCCGGAATATCCGAATGCGTCACTATTTGCAGCAAATGGGTTAATGTTGGCGACACCGGGTTTACCTGTGGGTACAACAGCTAATGGGATGTCGGCTTGGCAAAATACCCTGGCACCTCCACCGAATGAATCCTTGACGGATTCTGAAGCAGTGCAGCGGGGGGCGGTGATTTTTAATCAAGCCGGTTGTGTGGACTGTCACAGTGGCCGCTACTTTACCAATCATGAGGTGATCCCCCAACGAGAGGTGGGGACCCAGCCCGAACGAGCTAAGGCGGGCTTGGGACTGAAGAAACTGTTCCAAGACCCGACAACTTATCCCCCGAGTGTCCAGGTCCCGCTTCCGGAGAATCCGCCGGTGATTCCGGTGCCAATGGATATTACGCCGCAACGGTCAATTGATGTGACTTTTGGGATTACTGAACCGAAGGGTGGATACAAAGTGCAGCACTTGATTGGGTTATACCTAACAGCACCTTATCTCCATGATGGTGGGGTGGCAGCGGCAGCGGATGGGTTAAGGGAAGATGCGGATGGTCAGTTTGCGATCGCCAATCCCGATCGCATTGGCTTACCCGGAACCCTATTACAAGGGATAAATCCGGACCCGGAAGCGAGTTTAAGAATGCTGGTCGATCGCCGCTTGCGTGAAGCGATGATTGCTGCAAACCGGGCTGACTCTAGTCTGCAACGGGTTAATATTGACGGCAGTGGACATAATTATTGGGTCGATGAAGAGGCGGGATTTACCCCGGGAGATCAGACGGATTTGATTCAGTTTCTCTTATCCATTGATGATGACCCGGAAGTTTTACCCGAGCCTAAATTAGCTCAGGGGTTGTAA
- the rlmB gene encoding 23S rRNA (guanosine(2251)-2'-O)-methyltransferase RlmB encodes MPGKPEKLKPSVRSKRESYPKKDSGQGSSYPKKDSGQGSSYPKKDSGQGSSYPKKDYGQGSSYPKKEGKSRKSFPPGSAQTALDSDTDLKDMIYGRHTVLSALEGERQLHRVWITAQLRYDPRFHTAIATAKATGTVIDEVDYRRLDLLTHGENHQGVAAQVSPYTYWELPDLIANALKVSDRPVLLVGDGINDPHNLGAMIRTAEAIGAQGLVIPQRRAVGITSTVMKVAAGALEFFPVARVINLSRALEELKDAGFWIYGTAANAPSAVSSIEFTRPTVLVVGSEGEGLNLLTQRHCDELISIPLQGKIPSLNVSVATGMALYEIFRQRWTQRPNMGNLKKNTVEKINPTEYKEM; translated from the coding sequence ATGCCTGGTAAACCCGAAAAATTGAAGCCATCAGTCCGATCCAAGCGAGAATCTTATCCCAAAAAAGATAGTGGGCAGGGGTCCTCCTACCCGAAAAAAGACAGTGGGCAGGGGTCCTCCTACCCGAAAAAAGACAGTGGGCAGGGGTCCTCCTATCCCAAAAAAGATTATGGGCAGGGGTCCTCCTATCCCAAAAAGGAGGGGAAAAGCCGCAAATCCTTTCCCCCTGGTTCTGCCCAAACCGCCCTCGATTCAGATACCGACCTCAAAGATATGATCTACGGTCGCCATACTGTATTGAGTGCTTTAGAGGGAGAACGCCAACTGCATCGGGTCTGGATTACGGCTCAATTGCGGTATGATCCCCGCTTTCATACTGCGATCGCCACGGCCAAAGCTACCGGAACCGTCATTGATGAAGTCGATTACCGACGGCTGGATCTGCTCACTCACGGAGAAAATCACCAAGGGGTTGCGGCACAGGTTTCTCCTTATACCTATTGGGAATTGCCGGATTTAATTGCCAATGCCTTAAAGGTCTCCGATCGCCCGGTTCTCCTCGTCGGTGATGGGATTAACGACCCTCACAATTTAGGTGCAATGATTCGCACTGCTGAGGCGATCGGCGCTCAGGGGCTGGTGATCCCCCAAAGACGAGCAGTGGGGATCACCTCAACGGTGATGAAAGTCGCCGCTGGCGCATTAGAATTTTTTCCGGTTGCCCGGGTGATTAATCTCAGTCGCGCCTTGGAAGAGTTAAAGGACGCGGGGTTTTGGATTTATGGAACTGCCGCCAATGCGCCTTCGGCTGTGAGTAGCATCGAATTTACCCGACCCACGGTTTTGGTCGTGGGATCCGAAGGGGAAGGTTTGAATTTGTTGACACAACGTCACTGTGATGAGTTAATTTCTATCCCACTCCAGGGAAAGATCCCCAGCCTGAATGTCTCTGTGGCAACGGGGATGGCGCTTTACGAGATTTTCCGTCAGCGATGGACCCAGCGTCCGAACATGGGAAATCTGAAGAAAAATACAGTTGAAAAAATAAATCCAACGGAGTATAAAGAAATGTAA
- the carA gene encoding glutamine-hydrolyzing carbamoyl-phosphate synthase small subunit: protein MSLSADRPALLVLADGTSYRGWSFGATGTTIGEVVFNTGMTGYQEVLTDPSYCGQIVTFTYPELGNTGVNPDDEESQRPQVRGAIARNICKRPSNWRSTQSLPDYLTQNNIPGIYGIDTRALTRKIRMVGAMNGGISTEILDPNELLAQVQAAPSMKGLNLVPEVSTSTVYEWTETTDPHWEFSPQAQGMNGETFTVVALDFGIKRNILRRLSSYGCRVIVVPANTSAEEILKHNPDGIFLSNGPGDPAAVLQGVETAKQLLTSEKPMFGICLGHQILGLSLGSDTFKLKFGHRGLNQPAGLTGQVEITSQNHSFALSDDSLGSEVEITHLNLNDRTIAGLRHKSLPVFSVQYHPEASPGPHDADYIFKRFVDSMREARTAAASAS, encoded by the coding sequence ATGTCTCTTTCTGCCGATCGCCCTGCCTTGCTCGTACTGGCAGATGGAACGTCCTATCGCGGTTGGTCCTTTGGAGCCACTGGCACGACCATTGGTGAAGTGGTTTTCAATACCGGCATGACAGGGTATCAAGAGGTATTGACAGATCCCAGCTACTGCGGCCAGATCGTGACGTTCACCTATCCCGAATTAGGCAACACCGGGGTGAATCCCGACGATGAAGAATCCCAACGTCCCCAAGTCCGAGGAGCGATCGCTCGGAATATCTGCAAGCGCCCCAGCAACTGGCGCTCCACCCAGTCCCTACCCGACTACCTAACCCAAAACAATATTCCGGGGATTTACGGCATCGATACCCGGGCACTCACCCGCAAAATTCGCATGGTTGGGGCCATGAATGGGGGAATTTCCACCGAAATCCTCGACCCCAACGAATTATTAGCCCAAGTGCAAGCGGCCCCCTCCATGAAGGGCTTAAACCTCGTCCCAGAAGTCTCCACCTCAACGGTTTACGAATGGACCGAAACCACTGACCCCCATTGGGAATTCAGCCCCCAAGCTCAAGGCATGAACGGCGAAACATTCACCGTCGTTGCCCTAGATTTTGGGATTAAGCGTAATATCCTGCGCCGTCTTTCCAGTTACGGATGTCGCGTGATTGTGGTTCCCGCCAACACTTCCGCCGAGGAAATTCTCAAGCACAATCCCGATGGGATTTTTCTCTCCAATGGACCCGGTGACCCGGCGGCAGTTCTCCAAGGGGTCGAAACTGCCAAACAATTGCTGACTTCTGAAAAACCCATGTTTGGGATTTGTTTAGGACACCAGATTTTGGGACTCTCTCTCGGTTCGGATACCTTTAAGCTCAAATTTGGGCATCGCGGGTTAAATCAACCAGCCGGGTTAACGGGTCAAGTCGAAATTACCAGCCAAAATCACAGCTTTGCCTTGAGTGACGATTCTTTAGGCAGCGAGGTGGAAATTACCCATTTGAACCTGAACGATCGCACCATTGCGGGATTGCGTCACAAGTCTCTGCCGGTCTTTTCCGTCCAGTACCACCCCGAGGCGAGTCCCGGTCCCCATGATGCGGACTATATTTTCAAACGGTTTGTCGATTCCATGCGTGAAGCTCGGACTGCCGCTGCAAGCGCCAGTTAG